A single region of the Fusarium fujikuroi IMI 58289 draft genome, chromosome FFUJ_chr05 genome encodes:
- a CDS encoding related to short-chain dehydrogenase/reductase family protein, putative, whose protein sequence is MAPKSLELTPDDYRFFRSQTTKPVPIPKHISLSDSTIIITGANTGLGYGAAEQFLAMNLRRLIIGVRSTSKGEAAAATLRAKYPNAEILVWQVDMNTYKSVQDFAKKCETLDRIDLVILNAGIQMTKFELSPEGHEVSFQVNYLSTVLLATLLLPILKQKAPAGQPGHLTIVNSGTALMADFPNAKDENVMEFFDKEAFFTGGVNPLPTYSRTKALAHFWIVKLVERVKAEDVIVNLVDPGLVGGTSLTRGQGNIIIQYIFAFVNWIAARSIKNGASTFVQAGVVMGKETHGSYIMDWRIHHYTKFLYTQEGKAFADKVWYETNRLLSFANVDGILNSL, encoded by the exons ATGGCTCCCAAGTCTCTTGAACTCACCCCAGATGACTATCGCTTCTTCCGCTCCCAAACCACCAAGCCCGTCCCCATCCCCAAGCACATCTCCCTCTCCGAcagcaccatcatcatcaccggcgCAAACACCGGTCTTGGCTATGGCGCCGCAGAGCAGTTTCTCGCCATGAACCTCAGAcgtctcatcatcggcgtCCGAAGTACCTCCAAGGGTGAAGCCGCCGCAGCAACCCTCCGCGCCAAGTATCCCAATGCCGAGATCCTTGTCTGGCAGGTCGATATGAACACATACAAGAGCGTTCAAGACTTTGCGAAAAAGTGCGAGACGCTTGATCGTATTGATCTTGTCATTCTCAACGCCGGTATACAAATGACAAAGTTCGAACTTAGTCCTGAGGGCCATGAGGTTTCTTTCCAGGTCAACTATCTCTCTACCGTTCTTCTCGCGACACTGCTTCTTCCTATACTCAAGCAGAAGGCTCCAGCAGGTCAACCAGGGCATCTTACAATCGTCAACTCGGGCACAGCTCTGATGGCCGATTTCCCCAATGCCAAAGACGAAAACGTCATGGAGTTCTTCGACAAGGAGGCTTTCTTCACCGGCGGTGTGAATCCCCTTCCTACATATTCTAGAACCAAAGCCCTTGCACACTTTTGGATCGTCAAGTTGGTTGAGCGCGTCAAAGCCGAGGATGTAATTGTCAACCTCGTTGACCCAGGTCTAGTCGGCGGAACTAGCCTAACACGAGGTCAGGGAAATATCATCATTCAATACATCTTTGCTTTCGTCAACTGGATCGCTGCTCGAAGCATCAAGAACGGAGCTAGTACATTCGTGCAAGCCGGTGTTGTCATGGGCAAGGAGACCCATGGTTCTTATATCATGGATTGGAGGATTCACCA TTATACCAAGTTCTTGTACACACAAGAGGGCAAAGCCTTTGCGGACAAGGTCTGGTATGAGACGAACAGGCTTCTGTCCTTTGCCAACGTCGACGGTATCTTGAACTCGCTTTGA